A genomic region of Polyangiaceae bacterium contains the following coding sequences:
- a CDS encoding M48 family metallopeptidase, producing MLAFVALYLSLTGWFFWTCYRLFVYAFSGVRDGFMYGIVAVLSGLLGLFLLGALFFIKTGGEPNKNEMPPQTNQSYSHFCMRSRIAWVLRGPHRVFLSSRVNAGVFYDLSFINLLVPTRKNLEIGLGLVNTLTLSEFTVVLAHEFGHFAQRSMAVGRWVYTAQQVAGQVVVARSWLDKLLAGLSQIDLRVAWIGWIMRLIVWSIRSLLDTAFRAVVLAERARSGNGVSSGFGECFRHG from the coding sequence TTGCTCGCGTTCGTCGCGCTTTACTTGTCGCTCACGGGTTGGTTCTTCTGGACCTGTTATCGCCTCTTCGTTTACGCCTTCAGCGGTGTCCGCGACGGATTCATGTACGGCATCGTCGCTGTGCTCTCAGGGCTGCTCGGCCTGTTTTTGCTCGGGGCGTTGTTCTTCATCAAGACAGGTGGCGAACCCAATAAGAACGAAATGCCGCCGCAGACGAACCAGAGCTATTCGCATTTCTGTATGCGCTCGCGGATCGCGTGGGTGCTCCGAGGCCCCCACCGCGTGTTTCTTTCGTCGCGAGTGAACGCCGGCGTATTTTATGATCTTTCGTTCATCAACTTGCTCGTTCCAACGCGCAAGAATTTGGAGATAGGGCTCGGCCTCGTCAATACGTTGACTTTGAGCGAATTCACGGTGGTGCTCGCGCACGAATTCGGGCATTTTGCGCAGCGCTCGATGGCCGTGGGGCGTTGGGTTTATACCGCGCAGCAGGTCGCGGGACAAGTGGTCGTGGCGCGCAGTTGGCTCGACAAACTGCTCGCGGGTTTGTCGCAAATCGATCTGCGGGTTGCTTGGATTGGCTGGATCATGCGCCTCATCGTGTGGTCCATTCGATCGCTGCTCGATACGGCGTTTCGCGCAGTTGTTTTGGCAGAACGCGCTCGGTCGGGAAATGGAGTTTCAAGCGGATTTGGTGAGTGTTTCCGTCACGGGTAG
- a CDS encoding DUF1295 domain-containing protein → MRKDLVADLIIISLFWAAYKSAGEYGFKRTSGAGYYQPWFTMLDPIFWTYAVGGLPYILLTRALQHDPKADRKLPAFTLFKALKHIEARLGFSKKGDAAPEPFNEFDRTAVLGLFVKAFFVPLMTVFFADQFTNLVKNYSFAIGLLTSGARKFTVRESYDCALSVIFAVDVGLAWAGYVLSSRWIKNGMVSVEPTVLGWLVALLCYPPFNRVPGGYFSNPGEHAFLALTSKPAVILLASCSIASFAVYTASTVVFGLHFSNLTHRGIITTGPYSVVRHPAYASKNFSWWCVMFPFAIYDAITKQNVGTLITHFVGLLSLSGLYYLRAITEERHLSKDPEYQDYMKRVPYRFIPGVL, encoded by the coding sequence TTGCGTAAAGATCTTGTAGCTGACTTGATCATCATTTCGCTTTTTTGGGCAGCTTACAAAAGTGCCGGCGAATATGGATTCAAGCGCACTTCTGGAGCTGGGTATTACCAGCCGTGGTTCACGATGTTGGATCCCATTTTCTGGACCTACGCCGTGGGCGGCTTGCCGTATATTCTGCTCACGCGTGCACTCCAGCATGATCCAAAGGCCGATCGCAAGCTGCCTGCATTTACGCTTTTCAAAGCGCTGAAGCATATCGAGGCGCGGCTCGGATTTTCCAAAAAAGGCGATGCCGCGCCGGAACCATTCAACGAATTCGATCGCACGGCGGTGCTGGGGCTCTTCGTCAAAGCGTTTTTCGTCCCGCTCATGACGGTATTTTTTGCCGATCAGTTCACGAACCTCGTAAAAAACTACAGCTTTGCCATTGGACTCCTCACGAGTGGCGCGCGAAAGTTCACGGTTCGCGAGAGTTACGATTGCGCGTTGTCGGTGATTTTTGCGGTCGACGTGGGTTTGGCATGGGCTGGATACGTGCTCTCGTCGCGCTGGATCAAAAATGGTATGGTTTCCGTCGAGCCCACCGTCCTCGGCTGGCTCGTGGCGCTACTATGTTATCCGCCGTTCAATCGCGTGCCTGGTGGATATTTCTCGAATCCTGGCGAACACGCGTTTCTCGCATTGACGTCGAAGCCGGCAGTGATTTTGCTCGCGAGCTGTTCGATTGCGAGTTTCGCGGTGTACACGGCATCGACGGTCGTTTTCGGGCTGCACTTCTCGAACTTGACGCATCGAGGAATCATCACGACGGGGCCGTATTCGGTGGTGCGGCATCCTGCGTATGCTTCGAAGAACTTTTCGTGGTGGTGCGTCATGTTTCCGTTCGCGATTTACGATGCGATTACGAAGCAGAACGTGGGAACGCTCATCACGCACTTCGTCGGGCTCTTGTCGTTGAGCGGGCTGTATTATTTGCGGGCGATCACGGAAGAGCGGCACTTGTCGAAGGATCCAGAGTACCAGGATTACATGAAGCGCGTGCCGTATAGGTTCATTCCTGGGGTGCTCTAG
- a CDS encoding CRISPR-associated RAMP protein, giving the protein MRSTVEALVRGAGCATETGIRSCNPLADKKGMEDIACGWHEPGERGNVRVEDHCAVCQLFGSQVLASHVRITDLMVAPDERRRGRPPVEIRDGVAIDRDLRVAASGRKYDFEVVSPGVRFNFEVFVENPKPWLMGLLLIGFEQLIDGYTALGGFTSRGLGRVNLTWSEMTIVGARDLLDGKPGELLQGDALEERFKTYRQALAARAAKGDG; this is encoded by the coding sequence TTGCGGTCCACCGTCGAAGCGCTGGTTCGCGGCGCTGGATGCGCAACAGAAACGGGAATTCGGTCGTGCAACCCCCTTGCTGACAAGAAAGGCATGGAGGACATTGCATGCGGTTGGCACGAACCAGGCGAGCGTGGTAATGTCAGGGTTGAAGACCATTGTGCTGTTTGCCAGCTCTTTGGCTCCCAGGTTCTCGCGAGCCACGTGCGGATCACGGACCTCATGGTTGCGCCCGACGAACGACGACGGGGTCGACCTCCTGTGGAAATTCGCGACGGCGTGGCGATCGATCGTGATTTACGCGTTGCCGCAAGCGGGCGCAAATACGACTTCGAAGTCGTCTCACCAGGCGTGCGTTTCAATTTCGAGGTATTCGTCGAAAATCCAAAGCCTTGGCTCATGGGGCTGCTGCTCATTGGTTTTGAGCAGTTGATTGACGGCTATACCGCTCTCGGTGGATTTACTTCGCGCGGACTGGGGCGCGTGAACCTTACGTGGTCGGAAATGACCATTGTCGGTGCACGTGATCTTTTGGATGGCAAACCGGGCGAGTTGCTTCAGGGCGATGCTTTGGAGGAGCGATTCAAGACGTATCGACAGGCGCTTGCGGCGCGGGCAGCGAAGGGAGATGGATGA
- a CDS encoding DUF4351 domain-containing protein — protein MDTQEVIDMIERRGELRGELRGELNGRRRTVLHQLRRKFGDLPQNAIARVGAADADALELLEEKLLFASSLEDVFTP, from the coding sequence ATGGACACGCAGGAAGTCATCGACATGATCGAGCGGCGAGGAGAACTTCGTGGAGAACTTCGTGGAGAACTGAACGGGCGACGCAGAACCGTTCTGCATCAACTGCGACGAAAGTTCGGGGACTTGCCTCAAAACGCGATCGCTCGCGTCGGCGCCGCGGATGCTGATGCGCTCGAGCTTCTGGAGGAAAAGCTGCTCTTCGCCAGCTCGCTCGAAGACGTCTTCACACCATGA
- a CDS encoding Uma2 family endonuclease, producing MTIEEWANMDEDEPGEFVDGYLVEEEVPICAHEAIVSWFIGELRKWGKPKQAFVFSSDHKFALSPVRGRKPDVSMFAPRERLPYNRALTRTPPRLMVEVLSATPRDVKRDRVEKMSEYARFGVQSYWIVDPPNRSIECYELGVDGRYSRAAMASQGQLVAPGFDNLVLDLDDLWGEVDLLSQDEDEPSET from the coding sequence ATGACCATCGAAGAGTGGGCCAACATGGACGAAGACGAGCCTGGCGAGTTCGTCGATGGGTACCTCGTGGAGGAAGAAGTGCCGATTTGTGCCCACGAAGCTATCGTTTCATGGTTCATTGGCGAACTTCGCAAGTGGGGTAAGCCGAAGCAGGCTTTCGTCTTCTCATCCGATCACAAGTTCGCGCTTTCACCCGTGCGTGGGCGCAAGCCGGATGTCTCCATGTTTGCCCCACGCGAGCGTTTGCCTTACAATCGAGCGCTTACGCGAACGCCTCCGCGGCTCATGGTCGAAGTGTTGTCCGCGACCCCACGCGACGTGAAGCGCGATCGCGTTGAAAAGATGTCAGAATACGCACGGTTTGGTGTACAATCATACTGGATCGTCGATCCGCCGAATCGCTCGATAGAATGTTACGAGCTTGGCGTTGATGGGCGATATTCCCGCGCTGCCATGGCGTCGCAAGGGCAGCTCGTTGCTCCCGGCTTTGATAACCTCGTTCTCGATCTCGATGACCTTTGGGGCGAAGTCGACCTCCTTTCCCAGGATGAAGACGAACCCTCCGAAACCTGA